Proteins co-encoded in one Fusarium fujikuroi IMI 58289 draft genome, chromosome FFUJ_chr06 genomic window:
- a CDS encoding probable SCT1-suppresses a choline-transport mutant — MSQHAGTKDAAAPQSATNSTPQKELYPMVNWKYDMFLYTVGNIVDMFFREVVPRGAWRVPQTGPVLFVAAPHANQFVDAIILQRTLRNEAKRRASLLIAQKSVHGFIGWGSRQVGSVPVGRAQDAAKPATGTIYLPDPINDPTLVRGVGTKFGEGEGEVQGMLFLPSTKNTSGASVDISQIIGPEEIRVKRPFKSKIALQQLTGRDDIDKDGNFTNKDVKGPAPGYQGTKFKLAPHIDQTKVYEAVFSRLCNGGCVGIFPEGGSHDRTELLPLKAGVAIMALGTLAQDPDCGLKIVPVGMNYFHAHKFRSRAVVEFGAPFEIPRHLVELYCNNQRREAIGQVLDTVYQALNSVTVSAPDYDTLMVIQAARRLYNPTGKKLPLPVVIELNRRLCMGYERYKNDERITSLSAAVKEYNSQLRYLNLKDHQVQYAKMNMIKVIFLFIYRSIKLLFLFICTLPGLILFSPVFVATKIISRQKAKTALAGSTVKIRGRDVMATWKILVAIGFAPTLYHIYSAIITFKVWQDRLWGYVPEGVPLLVVYFALWPFMVGITFASLRFGEVGMDIFKSLRPLLLCLTPTSNYNIHKLRERRAELSAQVTDVINTLGPEMFDDFEKARLVPDLYKAEGGSSTTSKTHRRRDSDQSSTGYEPETPPALSRRSTTQSSRALPRNDSFSNIGHVGIFSTRPPSRARSRSRSSSSGGGFGSGGFPISGFTTLDSSSGFDEASRKIREAMKHRRHKTDQERTEGDDEDDDSEEEGYDEARKKNA; from the exons ATGTCTCAACATGCTGGGACAAAGGACGCGGCAGCGCCGCAGTCCGCGACGAACTCAACCCCGCAGAAGGAGCTCTATCCTATGGTGAACTGGAAGTACGACATGTTCCTATACACTGTCGGCAACATCGTCGATATGTTCTTCCGAGAAGTTGTGCCTCGAGGTGCCTGGCGTGTTCCTCAGACTGGCCCTGTTTTGTTCGTCGCCGCGCCACATGCCAATCAG TTCGTCGATGCGATTATCCTTCAACGTACCCTCCGTAACGAAGCTAAGCGACGAGCGTCCCTCCTCATTGCCCAAAAGTCAGTTCACGGCTTCATCGGATGGGGCTCGCGACAAGTTGGTTCAGTTCCCGTCGGCCGCGCTCAAGATGCTGCCAAACCAGCTACTGGCACCATCTACCTCCCCGATCCTATCAACGACCCAACTCTTGTTCGAGGTGTCGGTACAAAATtcggagagggagagggtgAGGTTCAGGGCATGCTCTTCCTCCCCTCAACCAAGAACACCAGTGGCGCCAGTGTCGATATTTCTCAGATTATCGGTCCTGAAGAGATCCGTGTCAAGCGACCTTTTAAGAGCAAGATCGCTCTGCAACAACTCACAGGTCGTGACGACATTGACAAAGATGGGAACTTCACCAACAAGGATGTGAAGGGTCCTGCTCCAGGTTACCAGGGCACCAAGTTCAAGTTGGCGCCTCACATTGACCAGACCAAAGTTTACGAGGCAGTCTTTTCTCGGCTCTGCAATGGCGGCTGTGTTGGTATCTTCCCTGAGGGCGGTAGCCATGATCGCACTGAACTTCTAcctctcaaggctggtgtCGCTATCATGGCCCTTGGTACTCTGGCCCAAGATCCCGATTGCGGCCTCAAGATCGTACCTGTGGGAATGAATTACTTCCATGCCCACAAATTCCGCTCGCGTGCGGTTGTTGAGTTCGGTGCCCCCTTTGAGAttcctcgtcatctcgtCGAGCTCTACTGCAACAACCAACGTCGTGAAGCCATTGGCCAAGTCCTTGACACAGTCTATCAGGCCCTGAACTCTGTCACCGTCTCTGCACCAGACTACGACACACTCATGGTGATCCAGGCTGCTCGTCGACTCTACAACCCCACCGGCAAGAAGCTCCCACTCCCCGTAGTGATCGAGCTTAACCGCAGATTGTGCATGGGGTATGAGCGATACAAGAACGATGAGCGCATCACGTCCTTGTCTGCCGCAGTCAAAGAGTACAACTCTCAATTGCGGTATCTCAACCTTAAAGACCACCAAGTCCAATATGCCAAGATGAATATGATCAAGGTCATATTCCTTTTCATCTACCGATCTATCAAACtactcttcctcttcatttgTACATTGCCAGGTTTGATTCTCTTCTCGCCTGTCTTCGTAGCGACCAAGATCATCAGCCGacagaaggccaagacaGCTCTGGCGGGCTCAACAGTCAAAATCCGCGGCCGCGATGTCATGGCGACTTGGAAGATCCTTGTGGCAATCGGGTTTGCACCCACTCTCTACCATATTTACTCGGCCATCATAACTTTTAAGGTGTGGCAAGACCGTCTCTGGGGTTATGTTCCTGAAGGCGTACCACTGCTGGTGGTTTATTTCGCATTGTGGCCCTTTATGGTTGGCATCACTTTTGCATCACTGCGTTTTGGTGAGGTTGGTATGGATATCTTCAAGTCTCTGCGTCCACTACTCCTCTGCTTGACACCAACCTCCAACTACAACATCCACAAGCTACGAGAACGACGAGCCGAGCTGAGCGCTCAGGTAACAGATGTCATCAACACCCTGGGACCTGAGATGTTTGATGACTTTGAAAAGGCACGGCTTGTGCCCGACCTTTACAAAGCCGAGGGTGGTTCGTCCACAACTTCAAAGACACATCGTCGCAGAGACAGCGATCAGTCCAGTACTGGCTATGAGCCTGAGACCCCGCCAGCTCTCTCGCGACGAAGCACGACGCAGTCTAGCCGAGCCCTCCCACGCAACGATTCCTTCAGCAATATTGGTCACGTAGGCATCTTCTCTACACGGCCGCCTTCCAGAGCCCGTagcaggtcaaggtcaagcagcAGCGGAGGTGGTTTCGGATCTGGTGGATTTCCTATCAGTGGGTTCACCACGTTGGACTCTTCAAGCGGATTTGATGAGGCGAGTCGCAAGATTCGAGAGGCGATGAAGCATAGGCGACATAAGACAGATCAAGAAAGGACAGAGggtgacgacgaggatgacgacagtgaagaggagggcTATGATGAGGCCAGAAAGAAGAACGCGTAA
- a CDS encoding related to sucrose cleavage protein gives MTLSSSSTHDNPPPFASPSTSITAATPSWLPQHKPAKQRMALSLKNLMGSVLGGGSAKQDTKPSSSELFAKTDPKVDGEECLHDCENCSVRYPRGFKIEEEDVLYGLVEPWSTHLLVGTGKTDWVRDVADEKGSVMEAFSKAAEPANGKLKLSASNMPTPHDTDDYSEPTTLLLLPAFKLLHNVHPLSVPQIVTEVINRAPTSTSPLHPTPLPASLPSPDPAAGIPEVSLKNCPHNAVILMCSHRTRDVRCAQSAPILRKEFERQLRPLGLYRDLHDERPGGVGIYYISHVGGHKYSANVMIYRRPNAFGLDDPAPEQQNGTNGVEKNGNGLNGSAEESVGASQGIWLARVMPEDCENLIRYTVLRGKVVKPERQLRGGFDRGRGVMSW, from the exons ATGACcctatcatcctcatccacaCACGACAACCCCCCTCCCTTTGCCTCGCCTTCAACCTCCATAACAGCCGCTACACCGTCCTGGCTTCCGCAGCACAAGCCCGCGAAGCAGAGAATGGCCCTCTCACTAAAGAACCTCATGGGCTCCGTGCTCGGCGGAGGATCTGCAAAACAGGATACCAAGCCCTCATCCTCGGAGCTTTTCGCCAAGACGGATCCAAAAGTAGACGGCGAGGAATGCCTGCACGACTGTGAAAACTGCTCCGTGAGGTATCCCAGAGGCTtcaagattgaggaggaggatgtgCTGTATGGACTTGTCGAGCCTTGGAGTACCCATCTCCTTGTTGGAACAGGCAAGACGGATTGGGTGAGGGATGTGGCGGATGAAAAGGGGAGTGTGATGGAGGCTTTTTCTAAGGCGGCCGAGCCTGCGAATGGG AAACTCAAGCTTTCGGCATCTAATATGCCGACTCCTCATGACACAGATGACTATTCTGAGCCCACAACCCTTTTACTACTGCCggccttcaagcttcttcacaaTGTCCACCCTCTCAGTGTGCCTCAAATTGTTACCGAAGTTATCAACCGGGCACCGACTAGCACTTCTCCCCTTCATCCCACGCCACTCCCGGCCTCTCTTCCGTCTCCCGACCCGGCTGCCGGGATCCCGGAAGTCTCACTAAAGAACTGCCCTCACAATGCTGTAATCCTCATGTGCAGTCATCGAACACGCGATGTGCGTTGTGCGCAGAGTGCACCGATTCTCAGGAAAGAGTTTGAGCGCCAGCTAAGGCCGTTGGGTCTGTATCGAGACTTGCATGATGAGAGGCCTGGCGGTGTTGGTATCTACTACATCAGCCATGTGGGAGGACACAAGTACTCTGCCAACGTCATGATCTACCGACGGCCGAATGCATTTGGTCTGGATGATCCGGCTCCTGAACAGCAGAACGGCACAAATGGCGTTGAAAAAAACGGCAATGGCTTGAATGGATCAGCAGAGGAGAGTGTGGGCGCATCTCAGGGCATTTGGTTGGCACGCGTCATGCCTGAAGATTGCGAGAACTTGATCCGGTATACAGTCTTGAGAGGCAAAGTGGTCAAGCCTGAGCGTCAGCTACGAGGTGGATTTGATCGTGGTCGAGGCGTTATGAGTTGGTGA